Proteins from a genomic interval of Papaver somniferum cultivar HN1 chromosome 4, ASM357369v1, whole genome shotgun sequence:
- the LOC113271993 gene encoding RNA polymerase II subunit 5-mediating protein homolog: protein MEQRGKGTVTSLASLISVEEAQKAVKTVEGSIAEHQKELDHICHFISENNNLIHLVYKLPDELHHAIMVPFGKAAFFPGRLVHTDEFIVLLGEEYYVQRTSKQTVGVLQRRGEVLDSQVESLKAMMLDTAEAAEDTSNSSKVQNVEVAGEDEEYARIVSRLNGLEQEELEAEDEDTNFGCWIDEHSFEQLKISEGRQHGKSSLKKNSRNLSQSQQNSAEWLTVENLIMQQHPEDNYLNRESLPRRRTSNLQSHCNLKRRKLKK from the exons ATGGAGCAAAGAGGAAAGGGCACTGTGACATCTCTTGCATCTTTAATCTCAGTAGAAGAAGCCCAAAAGGCAGTAAAGACAGTAGAGGGTTCCATTGCAGAACACCAAAAGGAGTTGGACCATATTTGTCACTTCATTTCTGAAAACAACAATCTAATCCATCTTGTTTATAAACTTCCTGATGAACTCCATCATGCTATCATGGTTCCATTTGGAAAAGCAGCGTTCTTCCCTGGTCGTTTAGTTCACACTGATGAGTTCATTGTGCTGTTAGGAGAAGAGTATTATGTGCAACGAACATCGAAACAAACAGTGGGGGTTTTACAAAGAAGAGGAGAAGTTTTGGATTCCCAAGTTGAGTCCCTTAAGGCAATGATGTTGGACACCGCTGAAGCTGCTGAAG ATACATCCAATTCTTCTAAAGTGCAGAATGTGGAAGTTGCTGGTGAAGACGAGGAATATGCTCGTATTGTGTCCAGGTTAAACGGTCTTGAGcaagaagaacttgaagctgaagacGAGGATACGAACTTTGGATGCTGGATAGATGAGCATTCTTTCGAGCAGCTCAAAATCTCTGAAGGACGTCAACATGGGAAGAGttctttgaagaaaaatagtagAAATCTGAGTCAATCCCAGCAAAATTCTGCTGAGTGGTTaactgttgaaaatttgattatGCAACAACATCCTGAAGATAATTATTTGAATAGAGAAAGTTTACCGCGGAGGAGAACTTCCAACCTACAGAGTCATTGCAATCTGAAAAGGAGAAAGCTCAAGAAGTGA